Proteins from one Phocoena phocoena chromosome 7, mPhoPho1.1, whole genome shotgun sequence genomic window:
- the NEU2 gene encoding LOW QUALITY PROTEIN: sialidase-2 (The sequence of the model RefSeq protein was modified relative to this genomic sequence to represent the inferred CDS: inserted 3 bases in 3 codons; substituted 3 bases at 3 genomic stop codons): MASCPILQRERVFRLGARAYRIPALLYLPQQKTLLAFAGERTSKEDEHVKLIVLHKGSYDASTHQVRWRAREAVARAQMEGHRSMNPSPLYDEKTGTVFLFFIAVPGQVSEHHQLHTRVNVTRLCQVTSTDHGRSWSPVRDLTDSIIGPAHKDGATFAVGPGHCXLHDPTEGLVVPAYAHCTRPSLPAPTPSAFCLVSHDHGNTWARGKFVARDTLECXVAQVEDAKQRVVYLNARSPLRARVQVQSANDGLDFGETQPVQKLVEPPHGCQGSIIGFPSPRSESPDRXLLYTHPTDPRGRANLGVYLNXQPPAPXAWSEPPLLAPGSCAYSDLQRMGAGPSGSRQFGCLYESDDYEEIXLKQAFPAEFLLQ, encoded by the exons ATGGCATCCTGCCCCATCCTGCAGAGGGAGAGAGTGTTCCGGTTGGGAGCCCGTGCCTACAGGATCCCCGCTCTGCTCTACCTGCCTCAGCAGAAGACCCTGCTGGCCTTTGCAGGAGAGCGGACAAGCAAGGAGGACGAGCACGTGAAGCTAATTGTCCTGCACAAGGGAAGCTATGACGCGTCCACCCACCAGGTCCGG TGGCGTGCACGGGAGGCGGTGGCCCGAGCCCAGATGGAGGGCCACCGCTCCAtgaacccaagccccctgtaCGACGAGAAGACAGGGACCGTTTTCCTCTTCTTCATTGCCGTCCCTGGGCAGGTGTCCGAGCACCACCAGCTCCACACCAGGGTCAACGTGACACGGCTGTGCCAGGTCACCAGCACCGACCACGGGAGGTCCTGGAGCCCCGTCAGGGACCTCACGGACTCCATCATTGGCCCGGCCCACAAGGACGGGGCCACTTTCGCGGTGGGCCCGGGACACT AGCTGCACGACCCGACAGAAGGCCTGGTGGTGCCAGCCTACGCTCACTGCACCCGTCCCTCCCTGCCGGCGCCTACCCCTTCCGCCTTCTGCCTGGTCAGCCATGACCACGGGAACACGTGGGCGAGAGGGAAATTCGTGGCCCGGGACACCCTGGAGT AGGTGGCCCAAGTTGAGGATGCAAAACAGAGGGTTGTGTACCTGAACGCGAGAAGCCCCCTCCGAGCCAGGGTCCAGGTCCAGAGTGCCAACGACGGGCTCGATTTTGGGGAGACCCAGCCAGTGCAGAAGCTCGTGGAGCCTCCCCACGGCTGCCAAGGGAGCATCATTGGCTTCCCCAGCCCCCGATCAGAATCCCCAGACCGGTGACTGCTCTACACGCACCCGACTGACCCACGGGGGAGAGCCAACCTGGGCGTGTACCTCAATTGACAGCCCCCCGCGCCCTAGGCCTGGTCGGAACCCCCCCTGCTGGCCCCGGGCAGCTGCGCTTACTCAGACCTCCAGAGAATGGGCGCGGGCCCCAGTGGGTCACGCCAGTTTGGGTGTCTGTACGAATCGGATGATTACGAGGAGA GTCTGAAACAGGCCTTCCCAGCTGAATTTTTGCTGCAGTGA